The proteins below come from a single Cytobacillus luteolus genomic window:
- a CDS encoding PLP-dependent aminotransferase family protein, protein MWFHVDRSIQKTLTQQIYEQLRNSILNGELNRDVKLPSTRELSTSIGVSRNIVLEVYNQLVDEGYLIVRPRSGTFVAPGSSLIKLTTNESKVEIKKQNKGYTDVIDFRAATPAMDHFPRKVWGRLAKEVCYEAPDQLFGYHSPEGLVELKEELSRYLLRTRGVVSDPAQIIITSGATQALSLITELLLKENQLVAVEDPVTDEMRTIFSYGGATIIPVPVDDKGIQPEFLSEDTPPSFIFILPSHQFPLGGTLTIQRRIQLIEYARKFNCYIVEDDYDSEFTYEGTPVHSVQGLDPERVLYVGTFSKILSPALRIGYVVLPEPLIEECKKLKWYTDRHHPSLEQLMLTRFIKEGFLDRHIRKMKRIYKQRREALVSSLKNHFPDSRILGHAAGMHLVVEIPSVDFNGELLDWIKKYSIQIYPVEYYSIIKGLHNHKIVLGYGGLAVEKIEEGVSRLSMAIKSYKK, encoded by the coding sequence ATGTGGTTTCATGTAGACCGCTCAATTCAAAAAACATTAACACAACAAATCTATGAGCAGCTTCGGAATTCTATCCTAAACGGTGAATTAAATAGAGATGTTAAATTACCTTCAACTAGAGAACTTTCGACTTCAATTGGGGTATCACGCAACATTGTGCTTGAAGTATATAATCAACTGGTTGATGAGGGCTATCTAATTGTTCGACCAAGGTCAGGTACATTTGTTGCCCCAGGATCTTCCTTGATTAAACTAACGACCAATGAGTCTAAGGTAGAAATCAAAAAACAAAATAAAGGATATACAGATGTAATTGATTTTAGAGCAGCTACACCAGCAATGGACCATTTCCCTCGAAAGGTATGGGGAAGATTAGCAAAAGAAGTATGCTACGAAGCCCCTGACCAACTTTTTGGTTACCATTCCCCTGAAGGATTAGTTGAGTTAAAGGAAGAACTGTCTAGATACCTATTACGGACTAGAGGGGTAGTAAGTGATCCTGCACAAATAATAATCACTTCTGGTGCTACACAGGCACTCTCTTTAATTACAGAATTGTTATTAAAAGAAAATCAATTAGTTGCTGTGGAAGACCCAGTTACCGATGAAATGAGAACCATTTTTTCATATGGTGGTGCAACCATCATACCTGTTCCAGTTGACGATAAGGGAATCCAACCAGAATTCCTTTCAGAAGACACACCGCCAAGTTTTATTTTTATCCTTCCTTCTCACCAATTTCCGCTTGGCGGAACATTGACAATTCAACGAAGAATACAATTAATTGAGTACGCCCGTAAGTTTAACTGTTATATCGTTGAGGATGATTATGATAGCGAATTTACTTATGAAGGTACACCTGTCCACTCAGTGCAAGGACTTGACCCTGAGAGAGTACTTTATGTAGGAACATTTAGTAAAATTCTCTCTCCGGCTCTTAGAATTGGATATGTAGTTCTTCCAGAACCACTGATTGAAGAGTGTAAGAAGTTAAAATGGTATACAGATCGACACCATCCCTCATTAGAACAATTAATGCTGACTCGTTTTATAAAAGAAGGTTTCTTAGATCGGCATATCAGAAAAATGAAAAGAATATATAAACAAAGACGTGAAGCACTAGTATCTAGCCTAAAGAATCATTTCCCTGATTCACGTATATTAGGGCATGCTGCTGGCATGCATTTGGTAGTAGAAATTCCCTCAGTAGATTTTAATGGAGAATTATTGGATTGGATTAAAAAATACTCGATACAAATATATCCGGTAGAGTACTACTCAATCATTAAAGGCTTACACAATCATAAAATTGTTTTGGGGTATGGAGGATTAGCAGTAGAGAAAATTGAAGAAGGTGTATCAAGATTAAGCATGGCTATAAAAAGCTATAAAAAATAG
- a CDS encoding DUF2584 domain-containing protein codes for MGMPFEFNTMIVTKGRETRVAENIFTLVKEGYRLYPIDIPIEVRRTIESDSSGEALIKKVELANNTTTITYELIALNSTN; via the coding sequence ATGGGCATGCCTTTTGAATTTAATACAATGATTGTAACGAAAGGAAGAGAAACAAGGGTAGCAGAAAATATCTTTACTTTGGTGAAAGAGGGGTATCGATTATACCCAATTGATATTCCGATAGAGGTTAGAAGAACAATCGAAAGTGACTCTAGCGGTGAGGCACTTATCAAAAAGGTCGAATTAGCAAACAATACAACAACGATTACATACGAACTGATTGCCCTAAATTCTACGAACTAA
- a CDS encoding alpha/beta hydrolase family protein, giving the protein MVDGSIIDRQRYPSPNPRIELYLITYYCKGLRVKGYLAYPKEEGCYDGFLYLRGGIKNVGKVRIGRIIQFASEGFVVMAPFYRGNQGGEGNEDFAGDDRYDALASYKVLEQHPKVNPNRIHAFGFSRGGVMALLTGIYETNICSIVSWGGVSDMSLTYVERKDLRRMMKRVIGGTPTKYPERYRYRTPLYELEKIEAPVLIIHGEKDKNVSVEHSYRLEKRLKELGKSVTSRYFKQFTHYFPPAENRETVKFVTEWMKNQ; this is encoded by the coding sequence ATGGTTGACGGCAGTATTATAGATAGACAAAGATATCCTTCACCTAATCCTAGAATCGAACTGTATCTCATTACCTATTACTGTAAGGGGCTGCGTGTAAAAGGATATTTAGCTTATCCTAAAGAAGAAGGCTGTTATGATGGTTTTCTCTATTTACGCGGTGGGATAAAGAATGTTGGAAAAGTACGAATAGGTCGTATTATCCAGTTTGCTTCTGAAGGTTTTGTAGTAATGGCTCCTTTCTATCGCGGTAATCAAGGTGGAGAAGGAAATGAGGATTTTGCTGGTGATGATAGATATGATGCTCTAGCTAGCTATAAAGTCTTGGAACAGCATCCGAAAGTGAATCCTAACCGTATTCATGCCTTTGGATTTTCACGTGGGGGTGTAATGGCACTCCTGACAGGAATTTATGAAACGAATATTTGCTCAATCGTCTCATGGGGAGGAGTGTCAGATATGTCACTTACGTATGTAGAAAGGAAAGACTTGCGTAGAATGATGAAGAGGGTTATTGGTGGTACACCAACCAAATATCCGGAACGATATCGTTATCGCACCCCACTTTATGAATTGGAAAAAATAGAGGCACCAGTCTTAATTATTCATGGTGAAAAGGACAAAAACGTATCAGTTGAGCATTCATATCGTCTAGAAAAACGATTAAAGGAATTAGGTAAAAGTGTAACGAGCAGATATTTTAAACAATTTACTCATTATTTTCCGCCAGCTGAAAATCGAGAAACGGTAAAATTTGTAACAGAATGGATGAAAAATCAGTAG
- a CDS encoding ABC transporter substrate-binding protein encodes MRYVSLFLTFLLIIPLVACNNDKTETIRVAEVTRSIFYAPQYVALSEGFFEEEGLNVELTTTWGGDKTMTAVLSDGADIALVGSETSIYVQAQGSSDPVINFAQLTQTDGTFLVAREKMEDFSWDQLKGSTFLGQRKGGMPQMVGEFVLKKNGIDPHNDLELIQNVDFANIASAFASGTGDFVQLFEPQASIFEQEGKGFIVASFGKESGHVPYTTFMAKQSYLDGNKEAVDKFTRAIYKAQQWVQTHSAKEVAESIQSYFEDTPLETIEMVVDRYRSQGSYATDPILDEEEWDNLQNIMDEAGELPARIEYSTLVNTSIAEKIISE; translated from the coding sequence ATGCGTTATGTATCATTATTTTTGACGTTTCTTCTTATTATTCCACTAGTAGCTTGTAATAATGACAAAACAGAAACAATCCGTGTTGCGGAAGTTACCCGTTCTATTTTTTATGCTCCTCAGTATGTAGCACTGTCTGAAGGCTTTTTTGAGGAAGAGGGCTTAAATGTTGAACTTACAACTACATGGGGCGGTGATAAAACGATGACTGCCGTTTTATCAGATGGAGCAGACATTGCCCTAGTAGGTTCTGAGACATCCATTTATGTTCAAGCTCAAGGGTCCAGTGATCCGGTTATTAATTTTGCACAACTCACTCAAACAGATGGCACTTTCTTAGTTGCTCGTGAAAAAATGGAAGATTTCAGTTGGGATCAATTAAAAGGTAGTACATTTTTAGGTCAACGTAAAGGTGGCATGCCACAAATGGTTGGTGAATTTGTACTTAAAAAGAATGGGATCGATCCACATAATGACTTAGAACTAATCCAAAACGTGGATTTTGCCAATATTGCTTCTGCCTTCGCTTCCGGAACTGGTGATTTTGTTCAATTGTTTGAACCACAAGCAAGTATCTTTGAACAAGAAGGAAAAGGCTTCATTGTTGCCTCATTTGGGAAAGAGTCAGGTCATGTACCATATACAACATTTATGGCGAAACAAAGCTACCTTGACGGTAATAAAGAAGCAGTAGATAAGTTCACTCGTGCTATCTACAAAGCTCAACAATGGGTTCAAACACATAGTGCTAAAGAAGTAGCCGAATCCATTCAATCCTATTTTGAGGACACACCACTTGAAACAATTGAAATGGTTGTTGACCGTTACAGAAGCCAAGGCTCATACGCCACTGACCCAATATTAGACGAAGAAGAATGGGATAATCTTCAAAACATTATGGATGAAGCTGGTGAGCTACCAGCACGTATTGAATACAGCACATTAGTTAACACATCTATTGCCGAAAAGATCATTTCAGAATAG
- a CDS encoding ABC transporter ATP-binding protein yields MTFLKVDRIQHTYFTRDSAKTALEDISLTIEEGEFVSFLGPSGCGKTTLLSIIAGLLKPTEGQILIDGNPPNKEGPSIGYMLQQDYLFPWKTIEENVFVGLRTMKKYSSENKEKTLDILKEMGLQGVEKSYPKQLSGGMRQRASLVRTLATNPKILLLDEPFSALDYQTKLKLENLMVKTLKEYSKTALLVTHDIGEAIAMSDRIFLLSANPGRIAETFTIPEELKKITPFEARQHSMYSTIFQQIWKELDDLETKQ; encoded by the coding sequence GTGACTTTTCTCAAAGTAGATAGAATTCAGCATACCTACTTTACTAGAGATTCCGCAAAAACAGCACTTGAAGATATCTCTTTAACGATAGAGGAAGGGGAGTTTGTCTCCTTTCTCGGCCCTAGTGGCTGTGGAAAAACAACCTTATTATCGATTATCGCTGGTTTACTAAAACCAACAGAAGGTCAAATTTTGATAGATGGAAATCCGCCTAATAAAGAAGGACCTTCAATTGGGTATATGCTGCAGCAGGATTACCTTTTCCCCTGGAAAACAATAGAAGAAAATGTTTTTGTCGGACTACGAACCATGAAGAAGTATTCTAGTGAAAATAAGGAAAAAACGCTTGATATATTAAAAGAGATGGGCTTACAAGGAGTTGAAAAGTCTTACCCAAAACAGCTTTCCGGTGGGATGAGACAAAGAGCCTCGTTAGTAAGGACGTTAGCAACGAACCCAAAGATTTTACTACTCGATGAACCATTCTCAGCTTTAGATTATCAAACCAAACTGAAGCTAGAAAATCTAATGGTAAAAACATTAAAGGAATATAGCAAAACTGCATTACTCGTTACTCATGATATAGGTGAAGCGATTGCAATGAGTGATCGTATATTTCTACTCTCAGCAAACCCGGGTAGAATCGCAGAAACCTTTACCATTCCAGAAGAACTAAAAAAAATAACTCCATTTGAAGCGCGTCAGCATTCAATGTACTCAACAATCTTTCAACAAATATGGAAGGAGTTAGATGATCTTGAAACAAAACAGTAG
- a CDS encoding ABC transporter permease: MKQNSSIRLLHEQYLKEIKKEKRIVLFYQILIFLVFFSGWEIASKKTWIDPLIFSSPSKIWALFITKLSDGSLLSNLSVTLFETVLGFIIGTLLGTILAAILWWSERLSRILDPYLVILNAMPKVALGPILIVALGPGFVSIIAMGAIISVIITTIVVYTSFREVDPNYIKVLNTFGASRSQCFKEAILPASFPTIISTLKVNVGLSWVGVIVGEFLVSAKGLGYMIIYGFQVFNFTLVLLSLLVIAVFATLMYQGVELLERKLIKDSKQ; this comes from the coding sequence TTGAAACAAAACAGTAGCATTCGTCTCCTCCATGAACAATATTTAAAAGAAATAAAAAAAGAAAAAAGGATTGTTCTATTTTACCAAATCCTTATATTTCTAGTCTTTTTCTCAGGTTGGGAAATCGCCAGTAAAAAAACATGGATTGACCCTTTAATTTTTAGCTCTCCATCAAAAATATGGGCACTCTTTATCACAAAGTTATCTGATGGATCTTTACTCTCTAATTTAAGTGTTACTTTATTTGAAACGGTATTAGGATTCATTATTGGAACACTATTAGGGACAATTTTGGCAGCTATTCTATGGTGGTCAGAACGCCTCTCAAGAATTCTAGACCCTTATCTCGTCATATTGAATGCAATGCCTAAGGTTGCTCTAGGACCTATTTTAATAGTAGCACTTGGTCCAGGATTTGTTTCAATCATTGCAATGGGTGCGATCATTTCTGTTATTATCACCACAATCGTTGTTTACACCTCATTTAGGGAAGTAGACCCTAACTATATAAAGGTATTAAACACATTTGGCGCTAGCCGGAGTCAATGCTTTAAGGAAGCAATTCTTCCCGCTTCTTTTCCTACCATTATCTCTACCCTGAAAGTAAATGTCGGTTTATCTTGGGTTGGGGTAATTGTTGGCGAATTTCTTGTTTCGGCAAAAGGGTTAGGCTATATGATTATATACGGATTCCAAGTGTTCAACTTCACTCTGGTTCTCCTAAGTCTTTTAGTCATTGCAGTATTTGCTACATTAATGTATCAGGGTGTAGAGTTGCTTGAAAGAAAGCTTATAAAGGACTCTAAACAATAG
- the ytkD gene encoding RNA deprotection pyrophosphohydrolase, which yields MIVFQDMYLNEVNLSFTNNPFSMNPRHVWVICRHNDQWLLTDHSERGLEFPGGKIENGETPEQAAVREVMEETGGIVSDLNYIGQYKVIGKGKTIIKNIYFAKVSKLVEKDDYLETKGPVLLNNLPKNLSTNSMYSFIMKDDVLQHSIEYILKKAL from the coding sequence ATGATTGTTTTTCAGGATATGTACTTAAACGAAGTTAATTTATCCTTCACTAACAACCCTTTCTCGATGAATCCTAGGCATGTTTGGGTGATTTGCAGGCATAATGATCAGTGGCTGTTAACAGACCACAGTGAGCGAGGACTTGAATTCCCAGGAGGAAAGATTGAGAACGGTGAAACGCCAGAGCAAGCTGCAGTTCGTGAAGTAATGGAGGAAACGGGTGGAATCGTTTCAGATTTAAACTATATCGGGCAATATAAAGTTATCGGAAAAGGAAAAACGATAATAAAAAATATATATTTTGCAAAGGTTAGTAAGCTTGTAGAGAAGGATGATTACTTAGAAACAAAAGGCCCAGTATTACTAAATAATCTGCCGAAGAACCTTTCTACAAATTCCATGTATAGTTTTATCATGAAAGATGATGTTCTTCAGCATAGCATTGAGTATATCTTAAAGAAAGCTCTCTAA
- a CDS encoding hydrolase: MDQTKKTYYVSIANGEISQLSTASPWDFKIEATDEEIIQLREYFEQNYSSDWQGFLRAHVPYIEYHYDPTNDAIDATMQKIYKMMYELGDQDAKELIKSQNLISEISNKEH, encoded by the coding sequence GTGGATCAAACTAAAAAAACATATTATGTTTCAATCGCCAATGGAGAAATTTCACAGCTTAGTACAGCTTCTCCTTGGGACTTCAAAATTGAAGCTACAGATGAAGAAATTATCCAGTTAAGGGAGTATTTTGAACAAAACTATTCTTCAGATTGGCAAGGCTTTTTACGAGCGCATGTTCCATACATTGAGTACCATTATGATCCTACAAATGATGCTATTGATGCAACGATGCAAAAAATATATAAAATGATGTATGAACTAGGTGATCAAGATGCAAAGGAGCTTATTAAGTCACAGAATTTAATAAGTGAAATTAGTAACAAGGAACATTAA
- a CDS encoding DUF6154 family protein, producing MKFIDELYEMYRHKLSGDEEDADILAFSVLEQLNRDDMITLIEELSDQELYNLVGFYMIEKLKAKMAREEFGDTKAVPNDGVRNLH from the coding sequence ATGAAATTTATTGATGAATTATACGAGATGTATCGTCACAAGCTATCGGGCGATGAAGAGGATGCAGACATTTTAGCTTTCTCAGTACTAGAACAATTAAATAGAGATGATATGATTACACTAATTGAGGAACTAAGTGACCAGGAGCTTTATAACTTAGTTGGTTTTTATATGATTGAAAAGTTAAAAGCAAAAATGGCTCGTGAGGAATTTGGGGATACTAAAGCGGTACCAAACGATGGTGTTAGAAATTTACATTAA
- a CDS encoding threonine aldolase family protein: MIDLRSDTVTKPTEEMRKAAYQAKVGDDVYNEDPTVRRLEELAAQMLGKEDALFVTSGTQGNQIAVLTHCVPGNEILLEEDSHIFYYEGGAVSAFAGVQTRTIKGHRGAMDPTLVEVAIRGEDIHVPETGLICLENTHNRAGGAIVPIDNMESIYNVASKYNVPVHLDGARLFNAAVALNKPLTDFTKFTTTVQVCLSKGLGAPVGSIIAGDEQFIKKARKWRKRLGGGLRQVGLIAAPAMVALTQMVERLSVDHDNAKRLAAGIGSIKGLEVINEVDTNIVLIDVAKKGLTAEEYIRLLKEQGILAVSFGPTIIRMTTHYDVSTEQIDQALAILQK, from the coding sequence ATGATAGATTTAAGAAGTGATACAGTTACTAAGCCTACGGAAGAGATGAGGAAGGCTGCTTATCAAGCTAAGGTGGGGGATGATGTTTATAACGAAGACCCTACAGTAAGAAGGCTTGAAGAATTAGCGGCCCAGATGTTAGGTAAAGAAGATGCTCTATTTGTAACGAGTGGGACGCAAGGTAATCAAATTGCCGTACTTACACATTGTGTACCAGGAAATGAAATTTTGTTAGAGGAAGATTCACATATTTTTTATTATGAAGGTGGAGCTGTCTCTGCTTTCGCGGGTGTACAAACTAGAACGATTAAGGGTCACAGAGGGGCCATGGATCCTACATTGGTTGAAGTAGCTATTAGGGGGGAAGATATTCACGTCCCGGAAACAGGCCTAATTTGTCTTGAAAATACGCATAACCGAGCGGGTGGTGCGATTGTTCCTATTGATAACATGGAATCCATCTACAACGTTGCTTCTAAATATAATGTCCCAGTTCATTTAGATGGTGCAAGGTTATTTAATGCAGCAGTAGCTTTAAATAAACCGTTGACTGATTTCACAAAGTTTACAACTACTGTTCAAGTCTGTTTATCAAAGGGACTTGGGGCACCAGTAGGGTCAATTATTGCTGGTGATGAACAATTTATAAAAAAAGCTAGAAAGTGGAGAAAGAGACTGGGTGGAGGTCTGCGTCAGGTGGGTCTAATTGCTGCACCTGCAATGGTAGCGTTAACACAAATGGTAGAGCGACTCTCAGTTGATCATGACAATGCAAAGAGGCTTGCAGCTGGGATAGGCTCAATCAAAGGATTAGAGGTTATCAATGAAGTTGATACGAATATTGTATTAATTGATGTTGCTAAAAAAGGTTTAACGGCTGAGGAGTATATCCGCTTATTAAAGGAGCAAGGTATACTAGCTGTTTCTTTTGGACCTACTATTATTAGGATGACAACACACTATGATGTTAGCACTGAACAAATAGATCAAGCACTAGCAATATTACAGAAATAA
- a CDS encoding polyribonucleotide nucleotidyltransferase, whose product MELSSIMANNVAELKRTLSTNLLKSQMATQTAHATVMLNDFMNAQAPTNQAPHPTLGNRIDLKG is encoded by the coding sequence ATGGAATTAAGTAGCATAATGGCAAACAACGTGGCTGAACTAAAGCGCACACTTAGTACAAATCTACTAAAAAGCCAGATGGCAACTCAAACAGCACATGCAACAGTTATGCTGAATGATTTTATGAACGCACAAGCCCCAACAAATCAAGCCCCGCATCCTACTCTAGGAAACAGAATTGATTTGAAAGGATAA
- a CDS encoding Dps family protein: MSKQLTEIVNKQIANWSVLYIKLHNYHWFVKGPAFFTLHDKFEELYTEAAVHIDELAERLLALEGQPVATMKEILETSTVKEAIGNESADQMVQVITDDFNIMTSELKEGMSVADEVDDETTGDMLLAIHQSLEKHVWMLKSFLGK, translated from the coding sequence ATGTCAAAACAATTAACTGAAATTGTTAATAAACAAATTGCTAACTGGAGTGTTCTTTACATTAAGCTACATAATTATCACTGGTTTGTTAAGGGGCCTGCATTTTTCACATTGCACGATAAATTTGAAGAGCTCTATACTGAAGCTGCCGTTCATATTGATGAATTAGCAGAAAGACTACTTGCATTGGAAGGACAACCTGTTGCTACAATGAAAGAAATTTTAGAGACGTCTACTGTTAAGGAAGCAATAGGTAATGAATCAGCTGATCAGATGGTTCAAGTTATTACTGATGATTTTAACATCATGACTTCTGAACTAAAGGAAGGGATGAGTGTGGCTGATGAAGTTGATGATGAAACCACTGGAGATATGTTGCTGGCCATTCATCAGAGCTTAGAGAAACATGTATGGATGTTAAAATCCTTCCTAGGAAAGTAA
- the ytzI gene encoding YtzI protein: MYTVLIISIIIVFIVLILALITTSKAYGFKHTIDEPDQQSITKKEKDNQKEE, from the coding sequence TTGTATACTGTTTTAATCATATCAATTATTATCGTCTTCATTGTTCTCATTTTAGCTCTAATAACCACCTCAAAGGCTTATGGCTTCAAACATACAATTGATGAGCCTGACCAACAATCCATTACAAAAAAAGAAAAAGATAACCAGAAGGAGGAATAA
- a CDS encoding amidase family protein, whose protein sequence is MQDPKLKELYESWLNEATIDDIQSKMESGELTSQELVVLYLKKIAEYDHKINSILEVNPEAIHIAAALDAERKIKGARGPLHGIPVLIKDNIDTSDKMHTSAGSLALQHSIALKDSFVAAQLRKAGAVILGKTNMTEWANFMTIGMPSGYSSRGGQVLNPYGPNHFDVGGSSSGSGAAIAANFATVAVGTETSGSILSPASQNSLVGIKPTLGLISRSGIIPIAHSQDTAGPMARTVKDAAYLLTSLVGKDDSDPITKSIVTGDAIDYASVFNNIEHSSFKVGIAREIYFEYLSEEKREILNNAIEKLQELGMNVIDGVSIPSTQAKWSYDVLTYEFKSDLNGYLNGLHPSMTIRSLEDIIRFNREHKEDTLKYGQKLLVESQNTSGTLKESEYIDALEFDRYHSTKQGIDFTLAEHSLDAIVFPNNYGAAIPAKAGYPSITVPAGYTKEGEPVGITFTGAAFSESTLLKIAYTFEQFTKHRQPPKW, encoded by the coding sequence TTGCAAGATCCAAAATTAAAGGAACTTTATGAATCATGGCTCAACGAAGCAACAATTGATGATATTCAAAGTAAAATGGAGTCGGGTGAATTAACCTCACAAGAGTTAGTTGTCTTATATTTAAAGAAAATCGCCGAATACGATCATAAGATTAACTCTATTCTAGAAGTGAACCCTGAAGCAATTCATATCGCCGCAGCACTCGACGCTGAACGAAAGATTAAAGGCGCACGTGGTCCATTACATGGAATTCCTGTCCTCATCAAAGATAATATCGATACCTCAGATAAGATGCATACATCAGCAGGCTCACTTGCATTACAACATTCAATTGCACTAAAAGATTCTTTTGTGGCTGCTCAACTACGAAAAGCAGGTGCTGTCATACTAGGAAAAACAAATATGACTGAATGGGCTAATTTTATGACTATAGGTATGCCTAGTGGATATAGTTCTAGAGGTGGACAGGTTCTTAATCCATACGGTCCTAATCACTTCGACGTAGGTGGATCAAGCTCAGGTTCTGGTGCCGCGATAGCTGCAAATTTTGCTACGGTTGCAGTAGGTACAGAAACTTCAGGATCCATTCTTAGCCCAGCTAGTCAAAATTCATTAGTAGGTATCAAGCCAACCCTTGGATTAATAAGTCGCTCCGGTATTATTCCGATTGCCCATAGCCAAGATACAGCAGGACCAATGGCGAGAACTGTTAAAGATGCAGCTTACCTTTTAACTTCCTTAGTTGGTAAAGACGATAGTGATCCAATCACTAAATCGATTGTAACTGGCGATGCAATTGACTATGCTTCAGTTTTCAATAACATTGAGCATTCCTCTTTTAAAGTTGGAATTGCAAGGGAGATTTATTTTGAATATTTAAGTGAAGAAAAACGTGAAATTTTAAACAATGCAATTGAAAAGTTACAAGAACTCGGGATGAATGTTATTGATGGAGTTTCCATTCCATCGACCCAAGCCAAATGGTCATATGATGTGTTAACCTATGAATTTAAATCAGATTTAAACGGATATTTAAATGGGCTACATCCTTCTATGACTATACGGTCATTAGAAGATATTATACGTTTTAATAGAGAGCACAAAGAAGATACATTAAAATATGGACAGAAACTATTAGTGGAAAGCCAAAACACAAGTGGCACTTTAAAAGAAAGCGAGTATATTGATGCACTAGAGTTTGACCGTTATCATTCTACAAAACAGGGTATTGATTTTACTCTTGCCGAGCATTCCTTAGATGCAATTGTATTCCCTAATAATTATGGAGCTGCAATCCCAGCTAAAGCGGGCTATCCGTCTATAACAGTACCTGCAGGCTATACAAAAGAGGGAGAACCTGTTGGTATCACCTTTACTGGAGCAGCTTTTAGTGAATCAACTTTATTAAAAATTGCATATACGTTTGAGCAGTTCACTAAACACCGACAACCTCCTAAATGGTAA
- a CDS encoding FbpB family small basic protein: MRKRSTAQFSIKRLIDKNKQDIMKDTRHIDKIIEKIEERHIKTENR; encoded by the coding sequence ATGAGGAAACGTAGCACAGCTCAATTTTCAATCAAGAGACTTATCGATAAAAATAAACAAGACATTATGAAAGATACTCGCCATATCGATAAAATAATTGAAAAAATTGAAGAACGCCATATTAAAACGGAAAACCGTTAA
- a CDS encoding S-ribosylhomocysteine lyase yields MPSVESFELDHDAVRAPYVRHCGVHKVGSDGVVNKFDIRFCQPNKQAMKPDAIHTLEHLLAFNIRKHSEKYDHFDIIDISPMGCQTGYYLVVSGEPTVAEIIDLLEDTMKEAVEITEIPAANEKQCGQAKLHDLDGAIRLMRFWLEQSKEDLHKVFG; encoded by the coding sequence ATGCCATCTGTAGAAAGTTTTGAGCTAGATCATGATGCAGTAAGAGCACCATATGTTAGACACTGTGGTGTACACAAAGTAGGTAGTGACGGTGTTGTAAATAAATTTGATATTCGTTTCTGTCAGCCTAATAAACAGGCGATGAAACCTGATGCAATTCATACGTTAGAGCATTTGCTTGCTTTTAATATCAGAAAGCATTCAGAGAAATATGATCATTTTGATATTATTGATATCTCACCAATGGGCTGTCAAACGGGCTATTATCTAGTAGTTAGTGGAGAACCAACTGTAGCAGAAATCATTGATTTATTAGAAGATACAATGAAGGAAGCAGTTGAAATTACTGAGATTCCAGCAGCAAATGAAAAGCAATGTGGTCAAGCAAAGTTACATGACCTTGATGGAGCCATTCGTTTAATGCGCTTTTGGTTAGAGCAATCAAAAGAAGATTTACACAAAGTTTTTGGATAA
- the yidD gene encoding membrane protein insertion efficiency factor YidD yields the protein MLKTIFIGIIRFYQRVISPLKPPTCRFYPTCSHYGLEAVKRFGAIKGGWLTIKRISKCHPFHPGGIDNVPEKK from the coding sequence TTGTTAAAAACAATATTTATAGGTATTATTCGGTTTTATCAAAGAGTCATTTCACCACTCAAACCACCAACATGTAGATTTTATCCAACTTGTTCTCATTATGGACTTGAAGCAGTCAAAAGATTTGGGGCAATTAAAGGTGGATGGCTCACAATCAAGCGTATATCTAAATGTCACCCATTTCATCCAGGTGGAATAGATAATGTCCCCGAGAAAAAATAA